In Gadus chalcogrammus isolate NIFS_2021 chromosome 1, NIFS_Gcha_1.0, whole genome shotgun sequence, one DNA window encodes the following:
- the si:ch211-150o23.3 gene encoding uncharacterized protein si:ch211-150o23.3 — MLRIFQLIFLLGSLHVQLNGVGAFDGPHIRLLDGDNECSGRVEVLRHNQWGTVCDHGWDLREADVVCLDLGCGLAESALHGAAYGQGSGEIWLRHVQCSGHEASLMRCATVLHSDPHCTHLNDAGVKCSGTLLMPSLSLLSPNAVFVAGEAVRFSCTVLLGHHLSDFHLYKQGVSTPLVTQRVDQFQTRVELTLTDLETFHQGSYSCVYRIRGSSPSQLLASPPSNSINITVVELLTPQHWYNTSTEAPVGSVIKGQGFNITCVTKQQYPGASFQLRLSRSNGTVRQSLPALTPAVTFTFSSAQSSNEGYYYCLYRVQLGGRTFISRESQPLPIAVRDPDPVLSPMVISWLVSGLTFVVALIIIIIVAKVLCQREEKPSELERETRTCVDNTYVALSINKI; from the exons ATGCTCCGGATTTTCCAGCTCATCTTTTTACTAG GCAGTTTGCATGTTCAGCTGAATGGAGTTGGGGCTTTTG ATGGACCTCATATAAGGCTATTGGATGGAGACAACGAGTGCTCAGGGAGAGTCGAGGTACTTCGCCACAACCAGTGGGGGACGGTTTGCGACCATGGCTGGGACCTAAGGGAGGCTGATGTGGTGTGCCTGGATTTGGGCTGTGGCTTGGCCGAATCTGCCCTTCACGGGGCAGCATACGGGCAAGGCAGCGGGGAGATCTGGCTTCGTCATGTCCAGTGCTCGGGCCACGAGGCCAGCCTGATGCGCTGTGCCACTGTCCTCCACAGTGACCCCCACTGCACCCACCTGAACGATGCCGGTGTCAAATGCTCAG GGACCCTGCTGATGCCGTCGCTGTCCCTGCTGTCCCCAAACGCTGTGTTTGTTGCCGGCGAGGCCGTGCGCTTTAGCTGCACGGTGCTCCTGGGACACCACCTCAGCGACTTCCACCTGTACAAGCAGGGCGTGTCCACGCCACTGGTGACCCAGCGAGTGGACCAGTTCCAGACCCGCGTGGAGCTCACCCTGACTGACCTGGAGACCTTCCACCAGGGCAGCTACAGCTGTGTGTACCGGATCAGGGGCAGCTCCCCCTCCCAGCTCCTCGCCTCTCCCCCCAGCAACTCCATCAACATCACCGTGG TGGAGCTGCTGACTCCCCAGCACTGGTACAACACGTCGACGGAGGCCCCCGTGGGCTCGGTGATCAAGGGCCAGGGCTTCAACATCACCTGCGTCACCAAGCAGCAGTACCCAGGGGCCTCCTTCCAGCTGCGCCTTAGCCGGTCCAACGGGACCGTGCGCCAGTCGCTGCCCGCGCTCACGCCCGCCGTCACCTTCACCTTCTCCAGCGCCCAGAGCTCCAACGAGGGCTACTACTACTGCCTGTACCGCGTCCAGCTGGGGGGCCGCACCTTCATATCCAGGGAGAGCCAGCCCCTGCCCATAGCCGTCAGAG ATCCTGACCCAGTGCTGAGTCCTATGGTAATCAGTTGGTTGGTGTCGGGCCTGACGTTTGTCGTCGCgctcatcattatcatcatcgtgGCCAAGGTCCTATGCCAAAGGGAGGAGAAGCCGTCTGAGCTGGAGAGGGAGACGAGGACCT GTGTGGACAACACTTACGTTGCCTTATCAATCAACAAGATATGA
- the emd gene encoding emerin (Emery-Dreifuss muscular dystrophy) — protein MSTLSNKSDQEISALLDEYGIKHGPIVDSTRSLYEKKIQQAMGNKGKAKPSSDKTFYREEEEEVTYLSYRSPSMSEGYGDREQYSHSGQEYAQRNLQDANPYLRSRSEVYRSPDVVDKHYDTPLTYSTASYSNATPVKCSVPVPEEKSHRLIPLWVQFLVFLIVAVFLYFVICNMESTHSEPFKQVK, from the exons ATGTCCACGCTGAGCAACAAATCCGACCAAGAAATAAGCGCACTTCTTGATGAATATGGAATAAAGCACGGACCGATTGTGG ATTCAACCAGATCGCTGTACGAAAAGAAGATACAACAGGCCATGGGTAATAAGGGAAAGGCAAAACCATCCTCCGACAAAACCTTCTACAGAGAAGAGG AGGAAGAAGTTACCTATTTGAGCTATAGGTCACCT tCTATGAGTGAAGGCTATGGAGACAG GGAACAATACTCTCATTCAGGCCAGGAGTACGCTCAAAGGAACCTTCAGGATGC AAATCCCTACTTACGATCAAGGTCTGAGGTCTACAGGAGTCCAGATGTTGTTGACAA GCACTACGACACACCTTTGACTTACAGCACTGCGTCCTACTCAAACGCCACCCCAGTGAAATGTAGCGTGCCCGTTCCGGAGGAGAAGTCTCATCGCCTCATTCCACTTTGGGTACAGTTTCTGGTCTTTCTGATTGTTGCAGTGTTTCTGTACTTTGTGATTTGCAACATGGAGTCCACACATAGTGAGCCTTTTAAACAAGTAAAGTAA
- the LOC130383921 gene encoding uncharacterized protein LOC130383921 isoform X1, giving the protein MSEYDDKGDWKEKEVPMSRRPAVPEVLEEDAESAGKKLCKTAEEQEAEEPEEGLASMCRSHKLWDGYKEDRAFTGEPLAPDGSKVRNEAELGWSESDEDMGYFQKGPQDESWMNTQGDFLPEEERESANERGAESDESMYKDKEKEEKKANFLTMLSPREDGGPCGDEDVLNFPIRDLVQSLGELVSGEDTVEGSTERGKEFTGDDHQRAGATDAVFPPDISSWGKDEAADEESKGNLDAVLSASSETSHLDRETEPTLLGTGNIDNKEDRDLGSGWTETVVEAKCRAFTAGATDDKCKSKTLPYAQRTVLPCWIDVGEEIGTCPENADHTQDEAELIGATNTCSPSDKDLHHFYDHTCATESTFDARPPIIHIISNSDDIQANKTDGECKRDDLSQHESAPALSPPPLQKHHVEMRTVSEDSSLTKIDTTWESPTGGEDNMWAKMPGFSQESMLNTEDRGKQNSQSSLETAEPAKGASKDPFNTDIQGDIRPSTLLSLASGIAELGYDGDEYEDSRNWEDEQERIQAFYKFYNESDGEMDQEGRKTKVHFCMDLLPQVFHYDSEADLLDSSTEAEEEMIPEYNGKRENDTPTLNSNLQLNRDVVPETGLGLMKSILKMFLVMGAGLLVFWWTMDETDFLGLPLFKG; this is encoded by the exons ATGTCTGAATATGATGACAAAGGAGACTGGAAGGAAAAGGAAGTCCCTATGAGCAGACGGCCCGCTGTCCCTGAGGTCCTGGAAGAGGATGCTGAAAGCGCAGGTAAAAAACTCTGCAAGACAGCCGAGGAACAGGAggcagaggaaccagaggagggGCTGGCATCGATGTGCCGTAGCCACAAGCTCTGGGACGGCTATAAAGAGGACAGGGCCTTTACAGGAGAACCTCTGGCCCCAGACGGAAGCAAAGTAAGGAATGAGGCGGAACTAGGTTGGAGCGAAAGTGATGAGGACATGGGCTATTTTCAGAAAGGACCTCAAGATGAAAGTTGGATGAACACACAAGGTGATTTTCTTCcggaggaagagcgagagagcgccaACGAGAGGGGTGCAGAGTCGGATGAGTCGATGTACAAagacaaagagaaggaggagaagaaagctAACTTCCTCACCATGCTGTCTCCCCGAGAGGATGGAGGCCCGTGCGGAGATGAGGACGTTCTTAATTTTCCTATACGAGACCTAGTGCAAAGTCTGGGGGAGCTCGTGTCTGGAGAGGACACGGTGGAGGGCTCTACTGAAAGAGGGAAGGAATTCACTGGGGATGACCACCAACGGGCTGGGGCGACCGATGCCGTGTTCCCCCCAGACATCTCTTCTTGGGGGAAAGACGAGGCCGCAGATGAAGAAAGCAAAGGCAATCTGGATGCAGTGCTTTCTGCCTCGAGTGAGACATCTCATcttgatagagagacagagcccaCACTGTTAGGTACAGGAAATATTGACAATAAAGAAGACCGGGATTTGGGTTCTGGATGGACCGAAACAGTTGTAGAAGCAAAGTGCAGGGCTTTCACAGCTGGGGCAACGGACGACAAATGCAAATCAAAAACCCTTCCATATGCACAAAGAACTGTGCTGCCATGTTGGATTGATGTTGGAGAGGAGATAGGTACGTGTCCAGAGAATGCAGATCATACCCAAGATGAGGCAGAGCTAATTGGAGCAACCAACACATGCTCTCCATCAGATAAAGATCTTCATCATTTCTACGACCATACATGTGCCACAGAGTCCACCTTTGACGCAAGACCACCAATAATACACATCATCAGCAACAGTGATGATATCCAAGCTAACAAGACTGATGGGGAATGCAAAAGAGATGATTTAAGTCAGCATGAGTCAGCTCCTGCACTCAGTCCACCGCCATTACAGAAACACCATGTCGAGATGAGGACAGTCTCTGAAGACTCATCTCTGACAAAGATCGACACCACATGGGAGTCACCGACTGGTGGCGAGGACAACATGTGGGCAAAAATGCCTGGGTTCTCTCAAGAGTCCATGTTAAACACAGAAGACAGAGGCAAGCAGAACTCACAGTCTTCACTTGAAACTGCAGAGCCTGCCAAGGGGGCCTCAAAAGACCCCTTCAACACAGACATTCAGGGTGACATACGCCCCAGCACCTTGTTGTCCTTGGCTTCGGGAATTGCTGAGCTCGGATATGATGGAGACGAGTATGAAGACAGCAGGAATTGGGAAGACGAACAGGAGAGAATCCAGGCTTTCTACAAGTTTTACAATGAAAGCGATGGGGAAATGGATCAAGAAG GCAGGAAGACAAAAGTACACTTTTGCATGGATCTGTTGCCTCAAGTCTTTCACTATGATAGTGAGGC GGATTTATTGGACAGTTCTActgaggcagaggaagagatgaTCCCTGAATACAAC GGGAAGAGAGAAAATGATACACCCACATTGAACTCAAATCTACAACTCAACCGCGATGTGGTACCAGAGACT GGTCTTGGGTTGATGAAATCCATCCTCAAGATGTTCCTGGTGATGGGGGCTGGCCTGCTGGTGTTCTGGTGGACTATGGATGAGACTGACTTCCTTGGACTCCCTCTTTTCAAGGGATAA